The Acipenser ruthenus chromosome 28, fAciRut3.2 maternal haplotype, whole genome shotgun sequence sequence GGATTTCAGCCAGTCCTGAATGAACTCCTGGGGGTTGTTACTGAAGCTCAGCATGAAATCCCGCTGAGTTTTCAAGTGGTTTATTGACTCGATGGTCTCGTGGATCTGCAGGGGTTCAAGCAGAGTCAGGTTAGCCTCCCAGGTTCAGCGCACCTTTTAGGAGAGGGCTGGCAAAGGAGCAAGGACATCAGCAAGTGCTCCCCTTCTCTCCTTGGATGCAACATAGGGCTGGAAGATCACACTCATCAAAATGATCTTAACTCATGTTTGAACTGCCAGTATTGTGATTGTATCCCTCAGAAAATAGTTTGTCCTCACCTTGCACACTCTTGTTTCCTtctggttttctttttaaaataaactctcCCACAACAAAAGAGGGGACTAAATTAAAGTAATTGTCCGATGGCACAAGTACAATTTCATGGTGCATAGCCCCCAGCATGTGTTAATGGACAAATCAGTTTTCTGCAGGAACAATAAATCTCATGAGCAGTAGTGCTGATTGTTTTTACCTTTAGATAACTGTCAGAAACTAATACGATTAGCTGTGATCTTTTTTCACTAAAATGATGAAGACTAAACAAATGATCAATAATATCACATTAAATGATTATTGTTCTAAACCTACTGTAACATTTTGCCAATAAGGATAGAAGACCCATTCACTGCCACTGAATCCAGAGGTAATGCACTGTATCGGACACTCGTTCCCACTCGAGGTAACCCTTTTACCTTCACTTCCAGAGCAGCAATCTCCTGTTGATTGGTGGTCGATGACAGGAAGCTACTCATCTGACCCTTCAAGGGGTCGTCCACCTCCACGTCAATGTCATAGCAAGCCGTTTTCTTCTGGTCATTGGGGTCCACACTGAAACAACAGGGACAGATAGAGGACATGTGTACAGGGAAAGGGGGTCCCTTATTTACAGAAGcctttttatgaataaaattcagtttgatatttatgaatGGTTGACATCTTTAACAAAAGTCTAAAGAAAGTTTCATCaatatcaaattattttatttgtaaaaacattctttaaaaaactgctgtttaacaaattaataaaacTCTGCACTCGAAACTTtaggaatataaaaataataatgatagtaaAACTTGATAGAAAGTGTGTATTTTTCTTGTATaccaaatggcaaacattttgtatattatattgtataaaaattatatattagtgcatgaataattattttttgtatatattaaaaCCAGTGTCATACATGCTTATAACTGCCATGTATTTTACCATAGttgaccatggtttgccatgttttttaatattctttacacTTCCTCTAtagactttacaatgcttacctatggttTACCAagctttcattatgctttattacactttgctatgcttttaatttGGGACACCGATATGGGTAGAAGGTTATACATAACAATCAAACTtggtattaataaaaaaaaacagaagaaaaaggttaaacaaaaagtTAAGTAAGTTTGACAGTGACATACTTACCACTCGGCATGGCTGTAAGTACAAAATGACAGCCATCAGTACCATAATAATTCCACAGTATGCACATGCACATGTACAAATGTAAGTGTAACATACTGACTGACAGGTGCCTCCACAGATCTCTAGATTCTaataaatcaccatttaaaaatacCCTTACCATGTTTCATCACATCAAATACAATTGGTAATTTAGTTATAGATATAAAAAAGCATCCCTCTCTGGAGTTATACAGCAATATTTTTGTATAGTCTGCTCAAGGAACCAAGTAATGTGCAAAACTCTGGGCCTGTACATAAACCAGTTttacacccaacacacacaccttaaatCACCAACACATGACTGGGTACTCTGAACTTGTCTTATTTAAACTAACTAGCACAGGAGCATTATCAAAAGTTGGTTAATTCAATAAAATGATTAGATTTTAGTTTACTTGCAGTCAATGGCAACACTATCCAAATGCTTTGAAACATAGGCATCTCTGGCACTTCCTGTGTACATttgcaagatgggccaaatggcctcctctcgtttgtaaactttcttatttgtAGTCAGGTCAATCTGTGCCTCACTGCCTGCAGTGCATTGCAGCCTCCTGTGTCTCACAGGCCAATCTGTGCCTCACTGCCTGCAGTGCACTGCAGCCTCCTGTGTCTCACAGGTCAATCTGTGCCTCACTGCCTGCAGTGCACTGCAGCCTCCTGTGTCTCACAGGTCAATCTGTGCCTCACTGCCTGCAGCCTCCTGTGTCTCACCTGATCATGTGATTGATGATGATGGGGTCTGGATGCTGCAACAGGCCAGCCAGCTTCATCGGGATTTCACAGAATCTCATCCGATTACAGTTAAAAACCTACAAGGTAATACAGGATTGATATACGTTATGTAATAGAGGTGGGTTTCTTAACTCCTATATTAACAATACAGCCATATGCAGAGCCTATAGTAAGAatttttgttgtgttacaaccagaaatcttgatgcatttaaatgggatttttttcctttgatttacacaacctactcaacacattcaatgtgtgaaaaaatggggagggtgaaaaaacaaatcaattaaaaataaaaacctaaaaagtcttcattagataagtattcaccccctttgctatgacagtcctaaataagctcaggtgcaaccaattgccttcagaattcacacaataagttaaatggagtccatctgtgtgcaataaaagtggttcacatgatttcagattaaatacacctgtctctgtacggtcccacagttgggtagtgcattcaaagcaaagatactaccatgaagaccaaggaggggtggggtataaaaagatttcaaaggcactgaatatcccctggagcacagtcaagtcgatcattaagaagtggaaggtatacggcaccacccagaatctgcttagagcaggccgtcctcccaaactgagcagccgggtaagaagggcattggtcagagaagccagcaagagacCAATGACAACTCCATGGCAgaaatggaagaaactgtccatgtgtcaacaatagctcaggtactccacaaatctgtcCTGTATGGAAGactggcaagaaggaagccatttctgaaaaaagcccatgtaaaatcctgcttggaatttgcaaaaaggcatgtgggaaaaagatgtggcaaaagattctgtggtccgatgaaacaaaaattgaactatctggcctaaatgcaaagcgttatgtctggtgcaaacccaacacagcacatcacccaggtaacaccatccctactgtgaagcatggtggtggcagcatcatgatatggggatgcttttcatcggcagggactgggaagcttgtcagggtagagggcaaactggatggagctaaatacaggtaaATCCTTGAGAAAAagctgcttcagtctgcaaaaaaaCTAAGACtgggacaatgaccccaagcacacagccaaagcgacactggagggGCTTAAAAactagaaagtgaatgtcctagagtggcccagtcaaagcccagacttgaatccgattgagaatctgtgacaaGACTTGAAGCTTGCTGTCCACCAAAGATCCCGAtctaacttgacagagcttgaacaattttgccaagaagaattgatgaatattgcacgatccagatgtgcaaatcTGGTAGAgtcttaccccaaaagactcacagctgtaattgctgccaaaggtggttctaccaagtattgactcagggggggtgaatacttatctaaccaagacatttcagttttttaatttttcattaactgttgtttcacaataaaaattatcttgcctcttcaaagtgttgagtaggttgtgtaaatctaaggaaaaaaaaaatcccatttaaattcatcaagatttcaggttgtaacacaacaaactgtgaaaacgtccaaggggggtgaatacttactctAGGTACTGTATATTAGGGCTAAACCTTGGCTTTCAGCCTTGGTCCATTTGCTTCCACTTGTGCTGATATTCCCCCCTCCTATAACTCTACAGcgcagtacagtaaagcacagaagAGTCTGGATAATCAATCACAGACTCGCAAGGTAAATGAAAATGTGCAGTCATTACATATCATTTATTGTATAAAGGCTTTCACATGTGCTGTTTAGTACTTGATAGAGCAGTTAGGGCTGCTTGTGATTCAATGCCCACCTGTCTGAAGTAGCGGTTGCAGTTGATGTGCTCCTTCTCGTGGCTGTCCTGCAGCTTGTTGTTCTTGATGTAGAGCCACAGAGCCTGCATGATGTTGGCACGGGTCTGGGTGTGAACGCCCAGGAGACGAGCCAGACGTGGGTCCAGCTTGTACTGCGGGGGCTGCAGGGAGAGGAGGGGGCACAGCTATGGGCaacagtgttgcatcaccctagagaATTAACTCATCcttcgtaaagtcgaatgaaaccatttgacaaacattttgatcTCCTCATGAAGGCAATGACACAACTTCTCTTCAAACCAACTGTCACAAAAATAACATTCAGCACTTTCTATATATCATACATAAAATCTCTGAACTCAAAGAGCCTATTCTAGATCTTATTACAAACATGCTCTGAGACACTCTGTGAATGATCAGTACCTGCCAACTTGCTCCAACACAGAAAGCCAAAGACAGGAAATAAAGCTTCCGGACTGTCATTCATGACAAAGTGTCCCTGCACAAAGTGCCACGCTGTCACGCTTCTCTTTCACTACCAGAGGgataaccaaagctttaaaatccATTGTGTTTAATGAATTTGTTTACTacatttttcaaaagttttaaatATAGTTATGCTATTCTTTAAGTatagtttaatatgctttatcatacatctctgggctttacaatacttaactatgctgtaccatgctttcagtaCACTTTATTACAAAGTGCTATGACTTTACTATAAAACACTTTTATAAGAATGAGACTGGCCAACAGcactaatgtaatgtaaataattGTAAAACTCAGGCACCTGTCTATTTGTAACTAATGAGTTAAACAAAGCACAACAACAACTGGCCTGATTTTTCAAGTGAAATGTACACACCCTTGCTAATCAATCTTTTGAATCTCTGAGAATGCTTTGAGGAAACGGTTAGATGTTAACATCTTTGCCGCTTCCTCCCGTGTGTTGCTTTAAAGACTGTTGCAGGGTTTCAAAGCAGCAGACAAAAAAACAAGCGCTGTTCACCTCATACTAAATGCATTGCTTTTATTGCAATATTAAACCCAGGCATATTGTCAGTACTGTATGAATCCAGTATAAAAGATGGACTATTTACAACACCTTGTCATAAATGTAACTTATTAgtcttctattaaaaaaaaaaaaaagattaaaaaaaaaagaaagaaaccaagcAATCTTGTACCATGCTTTTTACTACTCTAAATACGGGCCAGCTTCGCTCTTGTAATTTATAAGGTCACTAGAACCCCTAGATGGATTTACAGTAttattacagtatgtacagtacactACACCTTGAATTAATTAGGATAAGAGAGTGGTGAACATGGACAGGACATTTTTCTACACTTTACTATAACCTTTTGCATCATCATGATGTACGGGTGACAAACAGACAGTCACCCCCATATATCCCTGGGGATAATGCACAAAAACACCTGCTATTCCCTTTAAACGGAATGGATTAAAACAAATTACTCCACACAAAACAAAGGAAACGTAGGATTGGGAAATATGTGACCTCTGATTAAACTCAACATATAAATACACATCAGCGGATTTGCAGCGGTGGTTGTTAAGGTAGGTCCAAGGAAAGGTCCCGTGTTCAAGACAAATCAGTTTCATTTAGTAGTTTTGCAGCATATTTTCATTGTCAATTTATGGCCTCAGTACAGAAGCACAGCAGTAAAAAGCGCTCTTGGTGAAAGGAATATTCGCTTCTAATCAGCTTTTATATCACTCAACGTTAACGGTCATAGccacttcttaaaaataattaaaatacgaGTATCATCAGATCCCTAGTTTTAATGCAAGACCATCTCCACCTGGGATTTCACTGACTGGGGGGGATAATAAACACACACCTGGTGGTCCAGCATTAACATGAGAGTGCACTTCACATTGACATCTCCAGGTCTCTTCACCTGAAACCCGTCCGTTTCCTGGGTTGTAGGCATCCGGTGCCACTAACAAATTATTAACACAAAGAAAGGCGATTAATAAACTGATAACTTAGAAAAATCAAGTAACATCATACACCTTTTACAAGTCTTCCAACTTTGATGATGTACGTCAGGGTTCACACAAAATTTAAATAATACACTTAACAACTCTAACAGAGACAGTGTGTGAGTGCAATTTGAGTACCTTAACGGGCACCGACCTTTCaggtacagtcagcactcacatatccaaccccataaaattttgatgtcagtgatggttaaatgagtgtgacgcatatgtgattatttcattttggcccgttccaacccttatccgttttttcagggaaaacaaaaaaatacaatgtcaaaaatacataactgaaaggactgtgttttaaaataagtaagctTTCATTTAGATATACTGGAATTGGTTtagttggtacagtactatattttcaacagaaaaaGTCTTTTAATTCAGAAAGAAATTATTCttaaaatatcacttgccaaaagaaaCAACATGTGTGTGACAGAGCGCTGAGattgtctgtgtgtgaatgcgtcACTGAGGTGGGTGGGAGCTGGTCTGACACGACCAGTCAGggatagggagtgttggaccaatgggtgaggaagggggagggacttggggGTGTGCGTGGAGACGACAGTCTGAAAGAGAGAAGCCGGACCTGACGGCCGGAGAATTGAGGGAGAGTTGAGCGAAGAGGTTGAGTGTgcaagggagaggagaggaagagagccattgttcactaaaagttaaaaaacataataaatacgaCGTTTTCCTACAgctttgaactgcaactgttgtcTGCCTCATTGTATCCTGGAAACCCTGCAGCTCAGCGTTAacacttttaaatccagtacgtattgtagtagtatgtaaaattccccattatcGCCCCAACaccaaaattaaatcaaaatgttacccatgcacagaactgcgtaaaacgtaaaaggcaatgcaatttagcaaatgattaaaaaaaaaccctaccagattccagaattaaaacagtatccaaagtcagtattcaaaattgcagaatatagtgcttactaaggccctaatgtcacagttcacttgcaaatgaaaatgcacaaaagcaactaaagatcacagatttaaaaaaatgcatcacagtatctaaaaccgTTTAATGATGAACTtttttacattaccatagcttgtctcattctctttgtttttgctgcatttttgtcatgGGAAATTGGAGGAAGCTCTCTGTAGCTGCACAATCacaacagactgatttggcatgcaataaagaaataaataaaggaacgcaggctgtgacggataaagaagtacattgtaacattgaagagatgggctttgtatcagaaataTGTTGATGGAGTCGAAAATCTCGTGTGACGgataagtgcattaatttgttacacatatatatataaaatggggatagattttattcttaatacaaagccggtaaaacgcgactgacgtatCTGTGTAacggatatctgagtgctgactgtaatgaATAAAAACTGTTAAGGTACAAGgaacatatgtgtcccacaaataaaatgatgctagcTCTTTTTGCAATGAGTTGCACAAAACAGTGTAAAAATTTACTGacgggttggatctggtcatccaaatttcCTCATGATACTTTGAGTCACTCTCAATTATTAATATGGAaaatgacattatctctccacacAAATAAACATTATTTGTCTCAGTGTAGTGGCTCAGAAGCTATGTTTGCAATGACTTCTGGCACCCAGAATagaatgttctttttctagattttggaaaagCGTGGAACGTCTGAAGGGGTAGTACTATCATAGCGTGCCACCACTATTTTGTTGTAAACACAGTCAGTATTGTGGAGGGCCCATGACAACGGCATATCTGGTAACCTCCATAGACATATTATAATATCATGGTAATCTGCATAGACATACTATAATATAAATATCAACACCCGCTGACTCCCTTACCTCAACTAGGTGGTTGTCTGGTCCGTACAGTTCTTTGTCCAGCTCAATCACCAAACTCTTAAAGAAGGAAGAAAACTTCCTCTTCTGTTTTCCAGGCTGTGGGTTTCAAATCCTCGGATTAAAGCACAACTTTTCAACACACACAATGATATTATGGTATTCTACTACAGTCCATAATTAGAGATATTAATACATTCTGAAACTTCTTTCAACAGTACAAATTGTGACAtttatactgtttaaaaaaaaggttattagaGATGGTTATGTTGTATCACTTCACATATTTAGCATAACGTGTGTCtctattatatttaataaaatgttgtatcCTTGTTTgtcttctaaaaataaaaaaaacaccagtttgcACACTTCTTACAAACCATGCAACTCTTCTCCTCTAGGTCTTTCAAACCACTCACGTCTTCCAGGAGCTTTCCTTCCACGCGCAGCTCCCATGAAGCCACCTTCTCTGCCTCGTCCCCCTCTGGTTTGGCGGGGGTATAGGTGTTGGAGATGTAGATACGTAGCTTGCGTTTTTGCTGGATCAACAGAAAGAAGAATCTGCAGATCAGCAACAATTTAGACTTTGccgttaacaaaattagagtaagttatcataacaatatagttaaagacaaaattaaaataacaggtagatagATGCCTGTTATAAATggtccaaaaaattacaaagcagcctgtcctcaaatgaggacagtgACACTTAGTGGGTTAAGAACCATCCTTTACATACTTGTTGGACTGGacatgtgtgtgtattgtgttctTTGTGACTTGTTGGTTGGTTCGTTGGATATAATGGTACGTCTCTCGATATGCAGGTTGCAATACgatatgtatcacaatacataTGATGGTCTTGATGGGttgcttgtatgatgcataagaaTATTAAAAGATTATTTGATGTTTGAAGACAAACATCAAATGAGACAGAGAAAGTATTTGTTCATATCTACTATAAAACACTGTTATTCTTCATTAAAGAtccatttggtgaactacaatgagctatgcttttggtcttgtatcataaTACAAATGATACAGACCTCTATTGTGATACAAtatatcatgtattattattattattattattattattattattattatttgtttatttagcagacgcctttatccaaggtgacttacagagactagggtgtgtgaactatgcatcagctgcagagtcacttacaattacatctcacccgaaagacagagcacaaggaggttaagtgacttgcccagggtcacacaatgagtcagtggctgaggtgggatttgaaccggggacctcctggttacaagcccttttctttaaccactggaccacacagcctcctatga is a genomic window containing:
- the LOC117434648 gene encoding SWI/SNF-related matrix-associated actin-dependent regulator of chromatin subfamily D member 2-like: MATRGGYPMNAGSPMNLGGNPMNPNINPMNSGQGGLRIPHAMQQNPGYRTMGTGASPYHQRQGMPPGRGMPMPGMGPVPGPSYGSGMPMRPGMLQQGMDPFRKRLLQQQQQQQQHHGMHNQRRGIKRRKMADKILPQRIRELVPESQAYMDLLAFERKLDQTIARKRMEIQEAIKKPITQKRKLRIYISNTYTPAKPEGDEAEKVASWELRVEGKLLEDPGKQKRKFSSFFKSLVIELDKELYGPDNHLVEWHRMPTTQETDGFQVKRPGDVNVKCTLMLMLDHQPPQYKLDPRLARLLGVHTQTRANIMQALWLYIKNNKLQDSHEKEHINCNRYFRQVFNCNRMRFCEIPMKLAGLLQHPDPIIINHMISHAECVDPNDQKKTACYDIDVEVDDPLKGQMSSFLSSTTNQQEIAALEVKIHETIESINHLKTQRDFMLSFSNNPQEFIQDWLKSQCQDLKLMTDTVGNPEAERRSEFYEEPWAQEAVGRYVFSKVQQRRQELEQVLGIRLT